A single Glycine soja cultivar W05 chromosome 14, ASM419377v2, whole genome shotgun sequence DNA region contains:
- the LOC114384434 gene encoding transcription factor RAX3-like, which produces MGRAPCCDKANVKKGPWSPEEDAKLKSYIEKHGTGGNWIALPQKIGLKRCGKSCRLRWLNYLRPNLKHGGFSVEEDDIICSLYVSIGSRWSVIAAQLPGRTDNDIKNYWNTRLKKKLLGKHRREPRNRGNYNSVKQENDVNRGSGTTDGDSSSLSLLQENGSTTHHQEQHQQQPCWPQNINNMPVLPLQVPLPYKNQGPCFNDQDSLKKLLIKLGGRFSGDSYHPTLDGLNLEFSSHGQQIYQEQVHVGSSAACISATINNNNEVQFAQTGQYPGVDNLVQGQGGNFTPSFEEMVSSSNYPDGLEFLYNEGMIDHKIIDTTTTTTWGETSTPIYHHHDSLASTYQGQGVIQECVLQDFSYPRAQ; this is translated from the exons ATGGGCAGGGCTCCTTGCTGCGACAAAGCAAACGTGAAGAAAGGTCCATGGTCACCAGAAGAAGATGCTAAGCTCAAATCCTACATAGAAAAGCATGGCACTGGTGGTAACTGGATTGCTTTGCCTCAAAAAATAG GCCTTAAGCGTTGTGGCAAGAGTTGCCGCCTTAGGTGGCTAAACTATCTTCGCCCTAATCTCAAACATGGTGGTTTCTCCGTAGAAGAAGACGACATTATTTGCAGCCTTTACGTCAGTATTGGAAGCAG GTGGTCGGTGATTGCAGCTCAATTGCCAGGAAGAACCGATAATGACATAAAGAACTACTGGAACACGAGGCTGAAAAAGAAGCTTCTGGGGAAGCACCGAAGAGAGCCACGTAATAGAGGGAATTACAACAGTGTTAAGCAAGAAAATGATGTTAATAGAGGGAGTGGTACTACTGATGGTGATTCTTCTTCCTTATCTTTGCTTCAGGAAAATGGTAGCACTACTCATCATCAAGAACAACATCAACAGCAACCATGTTGGCCACAGAATATTAATAACATGCCTGTGCTACCACTACAAGTACCTTTGCCATACAAAAACCAAGGTCCATGTTTTAACGACCAAGATTCCCTCAAAAAACTCCTTATCAAACTCGGAGGAAGATTTTCAGGTGATTCTTACCATCCTACCCTTGATGGCTTGAACCTTGAATTCTCATCACATGGGCAACAAATTTATCAAGAACAAGTCCATGTTGGCTCTTCTGCTGCTTGCATTAGTGCCACTATTAACAACAACAATGAGGTACAATTTGCACAAACTGGTCAATACCCTGGAGTTGATAACTTGGTGCAAGGGCAAGGTGGTAATTTCACTCCGTCGTTTGAGGAAATGGTGTCTTCTTCTAATTATCCAGATGGTTTAGAGTTCTTGTATAATGAGGGCATGATCGACCATAAGATAATAGACACTACTACTACCACAACCTGGGGTGAAACTAGCACTCCAATTTATCatcatcatgattcacttgctTCCACTTACCAAGGTCAAGGTGTGATACAAGAATGTGTTTTGCAAGATTTTAGCTACCCCAGGGCACAATAA